TGTCTGGACGCAGATaatttgtgtttgaaaacactttttccAAACAAAAGTGGTATGGATGTGGCCTCACACTGTAGCCTTTTCTAAATGTAGAAATGCAAGAGCTGGGTACCTTTAGGTTCTGGTGGAGGCATGAGTCCCAGGCGAACCTTCTCTTGGACTTCTTTTTGGCCCTCCCTTCGCGTCTGTCTCCTCAGCTTCTTCTGTTCTTTCTTTGTCAGGTACACCCCAAGCGTGACTGCTTTATCTGTGTCAACTGAAAACCCCCAACACAAAATCATTGCAGCAAATTATTATAGTAGTCATTAAATTGATACCATTTGGAAATGTTTATCCCTTATCGACAACCTGTTTATTACTTCTGTATTAGTATCatcaaattaaatttaaaaagagaTACTTACCGGGAGGGTTAATTTGGGCAGGATGTTCTACAAGGTTGGTCACACCAAACATCGCCATCTGTTCAAATTTGGTTTCTGTGTTTCTACACAAGATGAAAAATAGAAGGCAGTTGAGCAAGTACAACTTGCAAATATTGTTCTTAGTATTCTACAGTTTCGCTGGTGCAGTGTGGAGAACAAAGAACAGTTCCGGTAGCTATAGTTTCTTACATATCTATGTGGGAGGGCAGGATGTAAGAGTCCCACCACTCAATGTGAGGCACCTCCCCGTCTCCAATCTCCTTCTTAGGGGCAATCAGCGCTAGCTTGGTGGAAGCCTGGATTCCAGTCTTTTTTGCTGCCTGGGCAATCTCATTTTGTAACCTTTCCAATTGGGCCTGAGTGAGGTAGGAATCAGTGTCAGAGAGACAAAAGTCAAGTGGTGTGAACCATTTATACAAATAATTGCATAGCAAACAACTAGACTAGGAGCAGATGACTGCTGTCACTGAAAACCATAGAAGAAAAATCCTACCTTGGTTCTAATTCTCTGAGCAATCTTCTCAAAGCGTCCCTGTTCATGGAAACGGAAGCTCTTGCGAGGGCGTTGGGATGGTGCTATAAGCACACGCTGATCGAAGTAGGAGGTGGACTCCAAGTCCTCCCCAGGCTTCTCCTTCAGCTGCTGACGGAACTGCTCCCTCTTTACCGCTCGAATGTTAGCTACACATTGAGAAGGATGTAAATGAGAAAAACTCAAACAAGCAAATATGACCGTATCTATCTGTTAGAATGCTGCAAACATACCTTTCAGCGTGGGCATGCGGTGTGTAAGTTCAACCTCTTTGCCACTCGCATCCACAGTTCTTCCCTTATCATCCAGAATAAGAGGAGTTGGCTTGTTCACCTCCTTGATCTCTACTTttctataaaacaaaaatgggaCACAGAAGAAGATCAGTGATGGGAGGCTTTGTAATTCTGTGCTGAAGAATGTAttggaagaggaagaaaagtggTGAAAATCAAgaactttttttacttttagatTTTTTAATCTATAATGTTACTCACGGAGGAGCAATTCCCATGGCGTGTAGATTAGCTAGTGCCACTATGTTGTGAGGTCCAGTGTTCCCCAAGGCTCCCAGGATTCCAGGTTTCATGGACAACTGGGCCTGTATTCGTGCTTGTAGCTCAGCAGCCTTGCGGGCCTTCTCTATGGCATCATTCATAAAGCTGGCAGCCTGGGAAGGGGCAAGAGATGAGCCACTACCaggtgctgcagcagctgaggtGCCAAGAAGCCGTGACATTGTTGAGGCTTCCATTTGTGACTGTGGAAGTGGTAAATGCTTAAGTCAGAAGAGAATTTATTGAAATTATAGTACCTATGCATCATTTACAGGGGAATAATCTTACCGGTGGGGCAGAAACTGGAGAGCTAAAGCTGagttgtttctttctctcttcgaTTTGTTTTGTGGCAGCCTCCATCATCTGTTTAATCTATTAATACAGAGCACATGTTAGTAAATTCAAAATAGTaatcaaaaaaaatccaaaacaatAATTTAGCCAAGATCTTTCTTGTCACTGAGAAAACGGCATCATACCTGCATTTTGGTAAGCATTCCAGGGCTCTCAGATGGAGGTCCAGGGATGACCTCAGGCTCCTCTACCTCCTCAAAGCGAGGGACCCGTTTACGTTTGGGCGCTGTTCCGTCTCCTGCTTCAGATATTTCTCGCACTTTACCTTTCTCCGCTTCATCACCAAACACATCCTGAGACCAACCAGAAACACCAGAAAATTAGATTATCTTAAAAAGAATGACATAACCACTTGGccaaaaacagtgttttcactTGGTATACTTGCATTgttcttttccatttttacaAATAATCTGCTTTCAGAAAATTCTGTCTGAAACTTTAAGTTACCTTAAGGTCTCTTTTGCGGTTCTTGTCTCCTGCTCCTTTGTTACCACGGGAACTGCGACTCTCCTCCAGTGCTTCAAAGAGACGCTCCACAAAACCTCCGGCAGATTCATCAAGGAAAGGACGAAGCTGgtctgagggaaaaaagaatGCCAAATAACTTTATTCATTAATCCAGTACAACAATATAAGTCTACCATAACATGATCACAGAGTGCCTTCACATCTCTTTACTTTTctgaatgtaaatatatatgttaACCTTTCCTTGTAACTACATAATTTACATGAATTAATTGAGATCACTTTTGAAAGTAAGTTTGGAGCATATGCAGTACAGAGCATTATAATTTCTTCACTTAAACAACAATGCAGAAAATATGGATGGGCAAAGCCAACCTCTATTACTTATTACTAGGGAAGAATCACTATTAAGTATCAGAGCTGGTTTTTACTGGAAGGAGATCAGCAACCACACTGAGGACCCCACCCCAATATTTTCCACCAACTGCGGGTCTTTCCACAAGCAACAGCTTTGGTGGAACCAGACTGACATATTACCCGATGCATGGGACCGAGACCATCGAGTTAGAAGTTACTGAAGTCAGTTGTTGTTGCCATAAAAACAACTGCTCCTCAGAATTAGCAAAGACAGGCTTTGCAATCTTGGGCCTGCTTCTGCACAGCAGGGACTACAAGTGACCGCAAAAGCAAACACGTAGATGGAAAATGCCTTTGATGTCACCACATACCTTAGTCCTAGATGGACTAGAACATTCAGTGCCTTGACTGATACACTTGGAAGAATGAACCGTTATACACTAATTAATCTTTGCCACTATGGTGCACAATTTAGTGTGGAAATCTTTAACACATAGCCAGCCCTCTCACTGCACAACAGTGGTTAAAATAAGCGGTAAAAATTAGCTGCTGGGGTGCAACAGATGACTGGAGTGGCATGGCGCCTAATACCGACAACCTCAAACTCTACTGATATAATTGGTCATATTTAATACAATGCCCCAATTTGTTCTATAATGTTTCACTCATTCCTCTGTGCCCTGAGCTCTGTGGCACACATGAGCACCCACAGACTCTCATACAATCAAAGTGGAGAACACTCCTCAAACAGTTGCACTTTAAATTAACTCGAGTTAAACAATGACACTTGTTAGTGTTTGTACTAAATATATACGTTAATGCTGCAATATCAAACCACCAGCTCAGGAGAGGGAAGACCCATTgtcttccctctccctctctctatacAAGTAGTACATGAATGCAGTCTGCAGTTACACCACAAACACTTAGACAACAAATAAGGTAAGTGAAGATGTCTGCTGTGGACAATGGAAGCAGAAGATTCAATCACTGCTCCACTCAAATGGGTCAAATCCATTTGTAACCTGTATTTTTGCCAGAAACCATTCACTTTATAGTCAAGTCGGCGACTCTGCTTCCCTTAATTGTTTTTAAGCAAGCTATTCAGTCTAAATTACTTCATAGTGACAACACAGCTCTTTGTTTACGTTCACCTCCCCACCATTAGccacaaacatggacgacaCATCCCACAATGCAAGGTGGTTCCCAAGCCCCATGGGACTCTCTTACAGTGTTTAATTAGCTGTTgatattttaaacacatttacgATTGTGTAAGAACGAAAAAAAGTAACAATCACGTACTTGAGAAAGAATCAGAACAGAATCATCAAGGATTAAAGTGATTATTATTGCCCCCCGTTTTATGCACAGAAAATCAAAGGTTTCTAAGACCCCTGCATTCTCTGGGGCCACAATGCACCATATTTCATGGATCAGAAATAAATTTGCAGGTATGGAAATGCTAGTAAGTTTCAAATAGTAGTTACCTGTTGTCTTCCTTTTGTCCAGTCCTTTCCCAACACAGTGTAAAGCTGCAGTGACCACAGTGGGCTCTGAAAAACCAAGCACTTTCTTCACAGTGCGTTCCACCCATGGTCTTAACTCCTCCACCTCTCGTTTAGGTAGAGACATCCTCTGatcctgaaaaacaacaaagcatttGTAAAATTAAACATATGGACGAGATCGCCTCACTGATCTTATAACCTCGTCTGACAATTAACACGctgcataaacaaaaacaacttcatcTCTCTTAAAGCACATTTAACTCTGTCCATAAACTGTGTGTGAGCCAATAGTTACACTGTTCGACTAGCCGACAAATGTGCTAACCAATAGCAACAAAAACGCTGTAGTCAATTACATCCGCCAAAACTGCACAGTTTCCTGCTAACTAACCTTAGCATGCTACCATCTGCCAGCTATCAACATCGGCGAATAACCGCTCAAAGAAGCATACGAACCTCACAGTTACGTCTTTGTCCCCTTTAAGACAATGTATTTCGTGAAAGTCAAAAAGAAATAATCAAGCGTGTGAAGTATAAAACACTCACGATGCAGAATGTTGACCGAAACTTTATGTTCAGTCGCGCCGTTCTGAAAACGTTTCGGATCTTCGACCCGGAATCGGAAACCGGGACTTCTTCTTCATCGGGACAATTACATTGCGATAGTTCCGGTCAGATGCACGATGGTTCCACCTAGCAGCGTGCGACGGACACGATCGAATGTAACTCTCAAGGTAACACTTTGAGaattatgatttaaatattttcGACATCACAAGAAATATGTTGTGTTAGATCAAACGAACGTCAGTAAGGCATAAAAGGATTTGATAAAGCAGGGTACTGTACAAGAACAAAGCAGCATttctaataatattataaaaataataatgataataatcatttacAGCAGTGTAACTCTATACTTCACAGTTTGGAGTTGtaaatcacagttcaaagttcttatCACACATGAACCTCCCCATCACTGCTCTTTTAACCAAAGTTAAATAGATCTATAAAAGTAACAAGTGctttataaaatgtgtttttaaatgcattGTAAAACCTAAAGCCCACCCGATAACAGTTTCCTGCAAGATGCTTGGACTGAGAATGTGTCTGTTTAAGAGTAAATTgctggaggataaagtagtagaagatggatggatggttatTGTCCAATACATATTCATGTActgaaaaaacagacaatattTATACATTCAGACTTTCTTCAATACTTAGTTAAACAATTATTATATTTGGGAAGCAATTCATATCTTTAAGATATTATCCTTGCTTTAGAATGTAGAATTTTGTTGAATGTCAcgtggtaatgctccatcacGTTTCAAATTTACATTGATTATTTACTTGAGCCTTAAGTAAATTTAGGGctcggtggtgtagtggttagcactcttgccttgcagcaagaagacctgggttcaagccccggttggactggtgaactgtccatggtgtaccctgcctgtcgcctgatgtagctgagattgacacagcaccccccgcgaccctctggtggaggataaagcggtagatgatgactgacttaatcaaatttaatttatgttttatcttaaaaacacaagttcacaaagtgctttcacagacaaagcaaaaaaaaaaaaaaacaggatgcaagagaaacatgacacaaaactcagaacaacaaattaaataaatcaaaaattaaATCAGTATGAATAAAGCAAaagagaatttaaaaaatacatcacGCAAAAGCAGCAAGAGTACagtatattgtattatataatttcaaaataGTAAATAACAGTAATTAAAGCAATAAAACCCAAGAGGAAATTAGACTGAATCAGAACAATTAAAAGTAGAACATTTAACAATACGCAAAAGCTGTGACTTAAAGCAATAATGATCACTGACAGGTCATTCACTTAGGGATCAGAAGCATGGTGAGCATGACAACGTTGGCAGTGATTTGTAATGACCTATATCCATATAGCCTAAGATGCAGCTAATTTCCTGCATTGCTTATCAACAAATATAGAGATTTTGATACTTTATCacgttgtgaaaaaaaaagaaaatgcaatggCCTCCTCATCTACAGTCATGGTTTAAGACTCATTTGCATCATCTTTTCTCAGTCAGTAGTGAAACATTGTTCAACCATCACTTAACTACCAACAAAGTACAACCCAGTCCTCCTGTCTGAGTCCATCATGTGATCTTcatttcctcccactgtcagcctgtccctctctttctctctctgtctttgcatGATGTGGGTCAGTGAGTCAAGTGagtgcagtagtagtagtagtagtaaagtGAGTATGAATGCAGTGTTGAGCCTGAGGCTCCACCAGCCCATCAGATCAGCCCATCCCCACTATAACGATACACGCTTTTACTCACACTCCcaatgttgtgtgtatgtaaccACCAGGATaaactgtatacacacacacacacaacacattataCCAGCCATGCTCTTAGTTAGCTACATTCAAATACTCCTACTGAACAGCACCCCCTCCATCAGCCTGTCCATATGCTGATTCATCGAGGATACGTCGCTTATCATTTTCACTGACTCAGCCATTTACACAGTCAGTTTACATCCATGGTTACATGCAGCCCGTGGCTCAGCTTATGTGAAGAACCAAACATTTGCACTTCCCCCTTTTCTGGTAACATAAAGAAAACCTCTTATTACATCACAATAATAGGATGGACTTTCTTTGTATATAAGCATATATGTCCTATATGTGTCCATATGTGACCTTCCCCCAAAACCACAGTCGTCTGTGTGAATAGAAACATGACTTTGGCTCGAGTTCGCTCAGTGATCTTTCCGTGCAAGAAACAAGACAaagatgtataaataaatataaaaaataaatcaatgtatgaATACATTGATTTAAATTGAAAGAACCAAAAATAAGTacatataaaacacaaataagcaaATGTGTCTATTTTCAACTTTTATGAAAGCAAAAGTAACATTTTGTCATCATTCTTTATTCAGACAAGTATGaccattttaaaacattactGTGGGACTGTTAAAcgggtgatgtttttttttgcaattaatGATGATCTTtcatttggaggataaagtgatagaagatgAGATTCTAGACAGAAAGTCTAGAAAACAGGCAGATTATAGCATGAGCCcatcatttgtttctgaaagTATTAGTGTAGAAGGAGTCTGTGAAAGCTGTAATAGCAGGCTTTACTGCATGCAAGCACAGCATCACTGATACTGACCACATCATGTCTGAATCACCTGTAAGAAAACACCAAGCATTATCATAAAGACCCGCACAGTCTGGCAGGTCAGTTTGTCACAGGTTCACTAATGAATCCGTCTGTTTGGTCATAAAGAAATAATTGGATGTGTTTATTACATAGAGATGCTTGATctgtttcctttattttttattataaagaaGAGAGAGTTGCATTTAGTCACCCACCTATCTCCATGATGATCCACCAACACTGGTAATCACCCTGAATTCCTCAGTGGTTCCTCACATGAGCTGCCTGCTCCACCCACCACTGCCCTCCTCTCTCTAGCCAACTCCATTATGTAATGACACCTCAGCACATAATATGACATGATATTTCTCCACAACTACACACCAAGGCTCAGACGACGCACTATCACACTGTGCCGCTAAAACAAAATGGCATCACCGGGCCGTGTGATGAGAATTGTGTGAATTGTTCTATCATAATACTGGAACCCCAAGCATTTAGTCTGCAGTGAATCCCCGTCCACATCCAAAACCTTTACAAGTGCTTCCTTTCATTTGCTGAGTGTACTGAGGTGCATTATTGCTGCACTATTAATATTACATAAGAGCATAATGTATGACTTTAACTGAGATATCGCATGTGTTTCTtcacacacagctcttttttgaGTCATCAAGTGTGTGCTTATGGTTTATTATTTCATGCTGACCcagatttatttcattgtttctgaCAGGGGCAGTAAATCATCTTGGAGGATAGAATCTCAGGAGACTGTGCTGTCTTTGCTTCACACATGACTTCAGTGTGAGTGCACGTGCATGTGTTGAAACCCAGAAGTGTGGCTTTAtcttatctctctctttttcccccctcattcattcaccccCTCTTTTTATTCGCCTCTATTTATTCCACCAGTGGCGTCTCTCCTCTCAGGTGATTCCCCTTCATTCACTGCACTTAAACACTGAGCAGTCGTGTAAGATGGCGTCATCCGAGGCAGAGGCTCCCGAGAACACATTTAGGCCAAAGACACTGATGAGGATTTGTTATTTGCCTGTAGCATCGAGTGTGCtccaaatatcacacacacaatgtcatgGACTACACGTGTGCCCTTGAAAGAGCAGTCCTGATAGCTGTGTCTTTACTGTGTCCCCTGTTGGTCACGCCACAGTGATGGGGACCACAGATGGTGGACAACACAGGAAGGCCTGTCATCTTTGTGATCTCCAGCATGGCAGAAAAGACCGAACACCAGCTCTGATTTTCATCACAGTGTGCAATTTTAATGAGCATTGAGGCTGTTTTGGTACTGGTCGACACTAAAACCCCTGAGGACTCAGGGTGAGtaagaggaagtgtgtgtgtgtgtgtgtgtgtgcggggtgTGTGTGCTCCTGCATTTGTGTGAACACACGAGCATGAAttcatgtgtgcatttgttaaaAGTCACGATGACTTCGCCTTGCATGAGTTTTACTGGAGTTCAGTGAGTGATTGATTGGGTGATATTTTAGAATCCTGGTTGCATCAGCCCCGTGCAGCAGGTAACTGCTCAGACACCGCATTAAAACCAATAACAAGACTCGGACGCACGATTAAAACGTACACAACGAGGGataagggccacacggtggtgtagtggttagcactctcgccttgcagcgagaagacccgggttcgagccccggttggaacaagggcctttctgcatggagtttgcatgttctccccgtgtgtgcgtgggttctctccgggtactccggcttcctcccacagtccaaaaacatgcaatgtggggataggtaaattggacactccaaattgaccataggagtgagtgtgagagtgaatggttgtttgtctctatctgtgtgtgtggccctgcgatggactggcgaactgtccagggtgtaccccgcctatcgcccgatgtagctgagattggcacagcaccccccgcgaccctctggttgaggataaagcggtagatgatgactgatgactgacaaCGAGGGATAAGAGGGACAGTAAGTCCATTATGTGCAATCCTCTTGATGCTCGATTAATCCAACACACGCTTTTTGGACACTGATGAGTGAAAACAACCGGTGATCTGTAAACGACCTTATACTCAGCGCCTGCTGTGATGCAGTGAGAAGAGAAAACTTAGAAAAATAGACTAAAATAACATGCAAACACCATGTAGGTGGAGCTGATTAAATTATGATTTCCAAAATAAGTGGGAAAAACAACACCTGTCTGTCATGCATTCACAAAACTGAAGTgaggtctcctcctcctcctcctcctcctcctccctgtgccCTCCACACATCCTCTTCCCGTCCTTTTCCTCTTGCCCCTCGTTTCCATCCTCCAGAGGAGAAAGGGGGGGGTTTGTCTTCTCTGCTAAAAACTGCATGGATACAAGGGGGGGCTTAGAGGGAGGCAGGCAGAGGGGAGAGGGGGCGGTCTCCGTTGTTGTACCACAGCGGAGTCAGTGTGTCAGAGACAGGCCCATCACAAAATCCGCCAGTCAGTGTGTCACAGTGGTCGGCAGGGAGTGGCACACATgcgtgcatctgtgtgtgtgtgtgtgtgtgtgcagcatggcTGATTTCATCCCATCTGAGCTGGGAGAAATCAAACCACACCCTCCTCAAATATGCCACTCTCGCGTGCCCCATGTGCCCGCAGCAGTTTTCATGGATGATGGTGATTGTGGCGTGGAGAGAAAATGGTGAACATTTAtgcttttttaataaatgagaaacaaaaatgaattatttaaaagtGTATGGATAATAATGTCCCTCCTTTTTTGTGTTAActtctatttttattataagTATGGCAATTTTGTGTTCATCATCAAGCATCAGGAATTATTTCCATCCTGTAAACAACAGTtttaactgtatatataatatagtttCTTTGAATCTAATGTATGGTTCTTTGTTGATGGTAAATGACAGGGGTATGCCTATGGCATCATAGACTTTAGCAGGGGTACATTTACCATGTCTGCTGTCGCCACACCTAGATGCAAAGACCGAGCAGCTCGTGtctgacacactcacacctttTTCTTCTCCCTGTCAAAGACATTAGCTCAGAAAATAAAGGCCCAACCCACgcaaatatttataaaaactaGATTAATGTTTGGGTTGTGTAGGAGCAGCTGGTTAGAGGATCAGTCCGTCAGATTAACTAAGCTGCAGTCTCGCACTTTGTCACCCCTCCTTCTCACTACCCTctccttcctcacacacacacacacacacacacacacacacacacactcacttcaaAATGCAGTCTGTAAATCTGCATCCCATTGAGTCACACATGTGTTTAGTGGGAGCTGCTTTTCAAAACAAGTCTCACTCACGCCGTGTGGACACGCTCACAAAATCAGCACGCAGTTCAGCTTTCAAAAAacgtgtcatttatttattaaaagacTTTTTCCTTTAGTATCATTATTGAAAAGTAGTCAGAAGAATAACACAGAGTTAAGATGGAGGAACGGGAGTTTAGTTTTTTAGAAAGAAATCATACTAACGGGATTGAGGAAGATGAAGGAAAAGAGGGTAAGAGCAGAGTGGGGGAGGGGAGACAAGGGGGGCAACTACAGTCAGCTTTTGTAGTGTAAGAAGAAGGCagcgaaaaacaaacaatgacataTTATTTCTGACCAGTCAGCAGaagaaaacatacaataaacaatgaaaaataagtgcaattggTTTGTCTGTCGTACAACAAACGTATAAAATTAGGTGGAAGACGCCCCCTCAGTCTGAgatcagtgagtcagtgtcTGATGCGACGTACTGTCGTTTTCTTTTGAAGACAGAACGAAGCAAAGGAGTcggacagaacagacagacagacagacagacagactgactgactgctgaACCTGTGGCGGACAGTTTACACACTCCAGAAACATGGAGGCTGCCAGTGGCTCTGTGTTCACATGTGGTGCTTTTTTATGAAGGAGGTCTGACACATCGATATCACGCATCCCCCTCTGTGGGTTTGTTAATAGCATATGAACCACtcatataatttaaaaatactttagttaaatattttctattcattttcATCCATCTACAAGATTATTGTGAGCAGATTTCCACAccgaaagacagagagagagagagagagagagcctccaATCAAACATCTAAATCACAAGTGGTATTATCAAATAGCAGCAGTAGAGGGTTACATTTATTAGATACtgtttttcaagtttttttaaGAGAACCAACTTTAAGTGCCGCTCAGTCTGACCATCTATTGATctgaagcaaaagaaaaatcccCAAAGGAAGGTGCACCACAGCACGATGACCGGTggccactgctgtgtgtgtgtgtgtgtgtgtgtgtgtgtgtgtgtgtgtgaaagctggTGATGTAGGCAGTTTAGATTTACTGTACATGCCAGAGCTGGACACTGGTTATTAATCAGTACATAGTTGATGATACTGTGGAGTGGGtgatgccgtgtgtgtgtgtgtgtatgaaaatgaCTACGTATAGCCTTCATGATTGTATGTGTGAAATACAAgcaaacaatcaaaacacagtACGAGTTCACTCAAAGCACCAGATGCTTCCGTCTGAACACATCCTATTTGGTAAAAAAAGGCACAGTAGTCCCAATAGTACGTAATTATCTCACTTCCTTCAGTTGTTCTTTTTCATCAGATGGCAATAAACACCACAAACTGTCAACAGCATCTTTACCAGTCAccttgagaaagaaaaaaaacaatcatagcCCAGACTGTGCAAGTGCACAGGAGGCTACACAAAGCTgcccaataaataaatacaaacaaagaataaataaaaaacagtgtcagatcaacacatgaataaattaaGTGTGGGATTAAAGAGTCATGTGTCTTAAGTGGTCCTCAGGCTTTCTTGGATTTTCCTGACCCTGATTATTGGTCAGTTTGCAGCCAGAGAGTGGGCAGAAACGTCCGACCCACAGCACGACAACACAAGTTATGTGACCTCTGGTCGCCGTGATGTCACTCCTTTTTGATGCCATGCCACTGATCTGCCAGCCAAGTGCCCGGGACAGTTCTTGGATTACATTCTTGGGTTGATGACATCGTTTTTTTCCACTGTCTCCTATGACTCCACACGTCCAGTACAAATGCGGAATTCTTTTCATTGCATTTCACATCACAAGTTAGAAGATTTTCCAACGTCATCGTTTCGCCCTCAGTTCAGGCTACAGTAAAACTGGACTGGATTCAGCTCACCCTGTGTTATCCACTCTGGACTGAATCCTAAACTTGATTTAACTCATCATTCTGATCCTTGACATCAGCTCTATTTCTGATTGAGGATGATCCTCCACACTGCCATTTCTTGTTTATTCTTTTCATGCTGAAGAGGAACTAGCATTTGCTCATGGAAATTCTCTTATTGGTCATTGCCACCTTTGTGCCCACCTTTGTACTTTTACAGATTAGTGATTATCAACTACATTTGATGAATGGAAATCCATTATGTCGTCTTGTTTGTAATCTAAAGCATctacatttgttttctctgcttgttTCTCCAATGCCAGTGTCTTCCCTTCTTCCTCTCACTGCAGCGTTTAGCTCGGTGGTGTATCAAAGCCAGGCTGCCGGCTCGTCGCTTCTTCGATGCATCAGGTCTCTAAAGGGGCGGGGCAAACCCTGGGCAAAGGCTTCGGCGTGACAGGAGGAGACGGGCTTTGACCCTCACGGACCGCGACGGTCTTGCTCTCACTCTGTTGTCCAGAAACAGGCTGGCTTTGGCACCCGATGGATTTCTTCAGATTTGTGGGGTGCTTGGCGGGTGTTGTTGAGGAGATCGCGCTGTCTTGCGTAGCGGGGCTGCCCCTCCTGCTCGGTGGGGGGACGGGAGCGACAGGCTGGTTGTCAGCGTTACCTGCCACTGGCAACCCCTCGTGTGAAGGGCAGGCTTTTCGTGGGGACAGGATGGGCGCAACGTGAACCCACGTCAGGCTGGGCTCAGAGCTTTGACCTGCTCTGTAGTTTGTTAGCTTGCCTGGttcttcactgtcactgtcactgtctttTCCCTTTGTGTCCTCAGTCTGCTGGCTGTTACCGGCAACATCTGGAAGATTGTGATCCGCGTCATGTGCCAGT
The sequence above is a segment of the Solea solea chromosome 13, fSolSol10.1, whole genome shotgun sequence genome. Coding sequences within it:
- the prpf3 gene encoding U4/U6 small nuclear ribonucleoprotein Prp3, producing the protein MSLPKREVEELRPWVERTVKKVLGFSEPTVVTAALHCVGKGLDKRKTTDQLRPFLDESAGGFVERLFEALEESRSSRGNKGAGDKNRKRDLKDVFGDEAEKGKVREISEAGDGTAPKRKRVPRFEEVEEPEVIPGPPSESPGMLTKMQIKQMMEAATKQIEERKKQLSFSSPVSAPPSQMEASTMSRLLGTSAAAAPGSGSSLAPSQAASFMNDAIEKARKAAELQARIQAQLSMKPGILGALGNTGPHNIVALANLHAMGIAPPKVEIKEVNKPTPLILDDKGRTVDASGKEVELTHRMPTLKANIRAVKREQFRQQLKEKPGEDLESTSYFDQRVLIAPSQRPRKSFRFHEQGRFEKIAQRIRTKAQLERLQNEIAQAAKKTGIQASTKLALIAPKKEIGDGEVPHIEWWDSYILPSHIDINTETKFEQMAMFGVTNLVEHPAQINPPVDTDKAVTLGVYLTKKEQKKLRRQTRREGQKEVQEKVRLGLMPPPEPKVRISNLMRVLGTEAVQDPTKVEAHVRAQMAKRQKAHEEANAARKLTTEQRKEKKIKKIKEDITDGVYIAVYRIRNLQNPAKKFKVEANANQLYLTGTVVLHKDVNLVVVEGGPKSQKKFKRLMMHRIKWVEHNSKRDDPDGDDDTRRNNKCWLIWEGTAKERSFVGDMKFKQCPTENMAREHFKKHGTEHYWDLALSQSVLETSDD